In the Victivallis sp. Marseille-Q1083 genome, one interval contains:
- a CDS encoding RHS repeat domain-containing protein produces MTDNISLRSSSSAPANGAEFVPAYNSLLEGFQARGFLTDRTAKQDGDTVSQTDLKNLRTALNNMCSSFVNWDEIEPLLNGPYPNLFNEHPMKINDGKGFLAVPAEYNSGKVDLYTSDGVNIDNLPILEEHLQDICKNLNKMQYQKVASQQKREISNHRTYHNYSGELYVSTVIPPTPKEENLSDTADIIYQFGNYSIPMQAYQGGIWDSKVINESTEKLQSYLFHAHTVQEMLQPDSKWLSIGQGATMSFNGSPITNYPQLQPPTTTITYTVCQMVSLKYHSKSVSIPSVDKMLDSSDNDLTKPGCLPCTLRSIKEQFDLDGQAAQWPLGISNGSEGLKAYAYYTDWTFAGFSGTHLSLDTVFTPNVQNGQATKDGQTVYWKFSRLQRPQGARPLMYWDDWTGSTPACAKTVNGGSYTLSLVTNDSNQAQKYDVKFADEVHHVFNAAGTFVEAWQKVKDEILRVSSSFPGLSTSATNNDGFVNDVSCPLGRTVVNYTPAEYSTMGKLIQPLKITSLDSYDPNGNPLGLVNRSDRTETDPVTGITRNRRIHEVRDGSNLLIEKYGTMKDPESGAVVHTVYQPSAPETVYQTTTILPRVFEESGNYYEDETRMVGSDSQTTRRVYRRYPWGDELFQEIRDAGGETERSVKQEYYTDSTVPAAYHQLRYRQEADGSWQYFQYDGQGRQAKVISPFGNYALPVDESGAVLVPDPAHCQVVEYDYALLDSDEETYAGDNRPRRIVRKICGVEVGRSYALYFTNEAHDIVCRAAGAAWNAAGNLVTKRFSSVSGDFAGRHWKTEFPDGQLELTTYEAVAGGGRRETVVQGIANAAKTAVTDGIRTVTTFDGNDDVIRRQRFDIVSGLALSDETYTLDHLGRVSRVDYLDGSFEVTEYGCCGPVSLTDRDGVVTNYGYTPDKRRDWESRDGLITFYTYNADGRVLTTTVRKAVGVELVTANSYNAAGELVSVTQPDGAVTGYAESRVNGNRTVTTTDATGGTRIETYNRDGSPASVSGTAVHPVRYEYGVENDELFTKEIRLGENDAAGEWMKQYRNFNGQVYKTLHADGREELVEFDAWNRPVKQTGADGVVTLTVYNAKGEVFRQGIDLDGDGGLSLSGSDRITEIVNEVATKNGDTVRRQTVKVYPTANSNAVQTVSIREQSVDGLRQWNTVYGRTTQTAMTRNGSGRVTTVTTNPDGSTSTEVKLNGRILSVNHSVLGLTTYGYDNFNRIASATHTENGVSRVLSYTYDAAGRVLTETETAGTSSRMTTKSYDAQGRVSSETRPGGRTVEYDYFATGELKAVSGAETYPQSYSYDRQGRIKTLTTYRNHPAQPEVTTWHYHAASGQLISKTYADGSAVSYQYNSQGRLSKRTWARGVETSYTYNEAGELGSVSYSDGTAGVSYSYDRQGRRSTITDAAGTRNFQYNLDHTLASEEIPYISNNTLLTRNYDAQGRNSEMKLSAGTTGYIQATYAYDDMSRLSQVSAFGQTAVYSRVSGANRLASTVFQAGSATVFTALRSYDNFNRLTSVGGYGYVYDDRDQRARLTLPDSQNWNYTYDQLGQVTGGVKKTAAGTAVSGQNYAYAFDTIGNRQTMTANGTATAYTANDVNQYTAIGSVTPSYDQDGNLLTGYNDWMLEWNGENCLKAIYNASTKLEFDYDYNGRRFSKKVYAKSGGNWVLSKESLFVYDNFKQIAEFTVSGGAKTLAKSYVWQPETSGDFDVPLWQKVDGNVYTCVVDGNKNVRRLLNTAGTEVANYDYDPFGSVTASGTASAGNAFRFSSEFLDEETGLVYYNYRYYSPTLGRWISRDFINELVFIRQEYVYNESINLLLKRKSFFPDYLFLCNNTINDIDFLGLDRWINEAFHVSVSVDVWSDDCTQKIGVESIEFGPDHGNIGIPIPLLGTVSELEIIAKGFWVRGLVTITEGEAIGVDILYLETCCIDDKALATWAREQLVDARMGDLKYNMYAYNCYHFAFDAVMIMGFGI; encoded by the coding sequence ATGACCGACAACATTTCCCTGCGTTCGTCGAGTTCCGCGCCGGCTAACGGCGCCGAATTCGTCCCCGCCTACAACAGTTTGCTGGAAGGCTTTCAAGCCCGTGGTTTTCTGACCGACCGTACGGCAAAACAGGACGGCGATACCGTTTCCCAAACGGACTTGAAAAATCTTCGGACCGCGTTGAACAATATGTGTTCAAGTTTCGTCAATTGGGACGAAATTGAACCGCTGCTGAATGGTCCGTATCCCAATTTGTTCAATGAGCATCCGATGAAAATCAATGACGGCAAAGGCTTTCTGGCTGTCCCCGCCGAATACAACAGTGGCAAGGTGGATCTTTATACCAGCGATGGAGTCAATATCGACAATTTGCCGATCCTGGAGGAACATCTGCAGGATATCTGTAAGAATTTGAATAAAATGCAATACCAAAAGGTAGCCAGCCAGCAGAAGCGCGAAATTTCCAACCATCGTACTTACCACAATTACAGTGGTGAGTTATATGTTTCCACGGTAATTCCGCCGACTCCTAAAGAAGAAAACCTGAGTGATACAGCCGATATTATCTATCAATTTGGTAATTATTCTATCCCAATGCAGGCTTACCAAGGAGGCATTTGGGATAGCAAAGTTATCAATGAATCGACTGAAAAATTACAGTCATATCTTTTTCATGCTCATACTGTTCAAGAGATGCTGCAGCCAGATTCAAAATGGTTGAGTATCGGGCAAGGGGCAACGATGTCATTCAATGGCTCACCAATTACCAACTATCCGCAATTGCAACCGCCGACTACTACGATTACTTATACTGTTTGTCAGATGGTTTCTTTGAAATACCATTCCAAGTCGGTTTCTATTCCTTCGGTCGACAAAATGCTGGACAGTTCCGACAACGACCTGACCAAGCCCGGCTGCCTGCCGTGTACCTTGCGCAGCATTAAAGAACAATTCGACCTCGACGGCCAGGCGGCGCAGTGGCCGCTGGGCATTTCCAATGGCAGCGAGGGATTGAAGGCTTACGCTTATTATACCGATTGGACATTTGCCGGCTTTTCCGGAACACATTTGAGCTTGGATACCGTCTTTACGCCGAATGTGCAAAACGGCCAGGCGACCAAGGACGGCCAGACTGTTTACTGGAAGTTTTCCCGGCTGCAGCGGCCGCAGGGCGCCCGGCCGCTGATGTACTGGGATGACTGGACCGGTTCGACGCCGGCTTGTGCCAAGACGGTCAATGGCGGCAGTTACACATTGAGTCTGGTGACCAACGACAGCAATCAAGCGCAGAAATACGACGTGAAATTTGCCGATGAGGTGCATCATGTTTTTAACGCGGCCGGCACTTTTGTGGAAGCCTGGCAGAAAGTCAAGGATGAAATCCTGCGGGTTTCGAGCAGTTTTCCCGGTTTGAGCACTTCGGCGACCAACAACGATGGTTTCGTCAACGACGTTTCCTGTCCACTGGGCCGGACCGTCGTCAATTATACGCCGGCGGAATATTCGACGATGGGCAAGCTCATTCAGCCGTTGAAAATCACTTCGCTGGACAGTTACGATCCGAACGGTAATCCGCTGGGGCTGGTGAACCGTTCCGATCGGACGGAAACGGATCCGGTCACCGGAATCACACGGAATCGACGCATCCATGAAGTTCGGGACGGTTCCAACCTTTTGATCGAGAAGTACGGTACGATGAAGGACCCGGAATCCGGCGCCGTGGTGCATACGGTTTATCAGCCGTCCGCACCGGAAACCGTTTATCAGACGACGACGATTTTGCCGCGGGTGTTTGAAGAATCCGGCAACTATTATGAAGATGAAACCCGGATGGTCGGCAGCGACAGTCAGACGACCCGCCGGGTTTACCGCCGTTATCCGTGGGGCGATGAGTTGTTTCAGGAAATCCGCGATGCCGGCGGTGAGACGGAACGATCCGTCAAACAGGAATATTATACCGACAGTACGGTGCCGGCAGCTTATCACCAGTTGCGTTACCGGCAGGAAGCCGACGGTTCCTGGCAGTATTTCCAATATGACGGCCAGGGACGGCAGGCGAAGGTCATTTCGCCGTTCGGCAATTACGCATTGCCGGTCGACGAGTCCGGCGCCGTGTTGGTTCCGGATCCGGCGCACTGCCAGGTGGTCGAATACGATTATGCGCTGCTGGACAGCGACGAAGAAACCTATGCCGGGGACAACCGTCCACGGCGGATCGTACGAAAAATCTGCGGTGTTGAAGTCGGCCGGAGCTATGCGCTCTATTTTACCAACGAGGCGCATGACATCGTCTGCCGCGCCGCCGGGGCGGCTTGGAATGCGGCCGGCAACCTGGTGACCAAACGCTTTTCGTCTGTTTCCGGCGATTTTGCCGGGCGGCACTGGAAAACCGAATTTCCGGACGGCCAGTTGGAGCTGACGACTTATGAAGCGGTGGCCGGCGGCGGCCGCCGGGAAACCGTCGTGCAGGGTATCGCCAACGCGGCGAAAACGGCGGTGACCGATGGCATTCGCACGGTGACGACTTTCGACGGCAACGACGATGTCATCCGCCGGCAGCGCTTCGATATCGTTTCCGGTCTGGCTCTGTCGGATGAAACTTATACGCTCGACCATCTCGGCCGGGTTTCCAGAGTCGATTATTTGGACGGCAGCTTCGAGGTGACCGAATACGGCTGTTGCGGCCCGGTGTCGCTAACCGACCGCGACGGGGTGGTGACGAACTACGGTTATACGCCGGATAAGCGGCGCGACTGGGAGAGCCGGGACGGCCTGATTACTTTCTATACCTACAACGCCGACGGCCGGGTGCTGACGACGACGGTGCGGAAAGCGGTCGGCGTTGAACTGGTGACGGCCAACAGTTACAACGCGGCCGGAGAGCTGGTGTCGGTAACCCAGCCGGACGGCGCAGTGACCGGCTATGCCGAAAGCCGGGTGAACGGCAATCGGACGGTGACGACGACCGACGCAACCGGCGGCACCCGGATCGAAACCTACAACCGGGACGGCAGTCCGGCCTCGGTAAGCGGTACGGCGGTCCATCCGGTCCGTTATGAATACGGAGTGGAAAACGACGAACTCTTCACCAAGGAGATCCGCCTGGGAGAGAACGATGCGGCGGGCGAATGGATGAAGCAGTATCGGAATTTCAACGGTCAGGTTTACAAAACGCTCCATGCCGACGGTCGGGAGGAATTGGTCGAATTCGACGCCTGGAACCGTCCGGTCAAACAGACCGGCGCCGACGGTGTAGTGACCTTAACGGTCTACAATGCCAAAGGCGAGGTTTTCCGGCAGGGGATCGATCTGGACGGCGACGGGGGACTGTCATTGTCCGGTAGCGACCGGATTACCGAAATCGTCAACGAGGTGGCGACCAAAAACGGGGACACAGTACGGCGGCAGACGGTGAAAGTCTATCCGACGGCGAACAGCAATGCTGTGCAAACGGTGAGCATTCGCGAGCAGTCGGTCGACGGCCTGCGGCAGTGGAACACCGTTTACGGCCGGACGACGCAGACGGCAATGACCCGCAACGGCAGCGGCCGGGTGACAACGGTGACGACAAATCCGGACGGTTCGACGTCGACCGAAGTGAAATTGAACGGCCGGATCCTGAGCGTCAATCATAGCGTACTCGGCCTGACCACCTACGGATACGATAATTTCAACCGGATCGCTTCGGCCACTCATACGGAAAACGGCGTCAGCCGGGTGCTGAGTTACACTTATGATGCCGCCGGCCGGGTGTTGACCGAAACGGAGACGGCCGGAACCTCCAGCCGGATGACGACGAAAAGTTACGATGCGCAGGGCCGGGTCAGCTCGGAAACCAGGCCGGGCGGCCGGACGGTCGAATACGACTATTTTGCCACCGGCGAGCTGAAAGCGGTCAGCGGTGCGGAAACCTATCCGCAGAGCTATAGCTATGACCGGCAGGGCCGGATCAAGACGTTGACGACCTACCGCAACCACCCGGCACAGCCGGAGGTGACCACCTGGCATTACCATGCGGCCAGCGGCCAACTGATTTCGAAGACTTATGCCGACGGCAGCGCGGTCTCTTACCAGTACAATAGCCAGGGCCGGTTGAGCAAACGGACCTGGGCGCGCGGTGTCGAAACGAGTTATACTTATAACGAAGCCGGCGAACTCGGCTCGGTGAGCTATTCGGACGGCACCGCCGGCGTCAGCTACAGTTATGACCGGCAGGGTCGCCGGAGTACGATCACCGATGCGGCCGGGACGAGGAATTTCCAATATAATTTGGATCACACGCTTGCAAGTGAAGAAATCCCTTATATCAGTAACAATACGCTGCTGACTCGCAACTATGACGCGCAGGGAAGGAATTCCGAAATGAAACTGTCGGCCGGAACTACCGGATATATCCAGGCGACTTATGCCTATGACGACATGAGCCGATTGTCGCAGGTGTCGGCGTTCGGACAGACGGCGGTTTACAGCCGGGTGAGCGGCGCGAACCGCCTGGCGTCGACGGTGTTCCAGGCCGGCTCGGCAACGGTGTTCACAGCGTTGCGCAGTTATGACAACTTCAACCGTCTGACCTCGGTTGGCGGTTACGGTTATGTCTATGACGACCGGGACCAACGTGCCAGGTTGACCTTGCCGGACAGCCAGAACTGGAATTACACTTACGACCAACTCGGTCAGGTGACCGGCGGAGTGAAGAAAACGGCGGCCGGCACGGCGGTCAGCGGTCAGAATTACGCTTACGCTTTCGACACGATCGGCAACCGTCAAACGATGACGGCAAACGGAACGGCGACCGCTTACACGGCGAATGATGTCAACCAGTACACGGCGATCGGCAGCGTAACGCCGAGTTACGACCAGGACGGCAATCTGTTGACCGGCTACAACGACTGGATGCTGGAATGGAATGGCGAAAACTGCCTGAAAGCCATCTACAATGCTTCGACGAAGCTGGAATTCGACTACGACTACAACGGTCGGCGCTTCAGCAAAAAGGTTTACGCGAAGAGCGGCGGCAACTGGGTCTTGAGCAAGGAGTCGCTGTTCGTTTACGACAACTTCAAGCAGATCGCCGAATTCACGGTAAGCGGCGGAGCAAAAACATTGGCGAAAAGCTATGTCTGGCAGCCGGAAACGAGTGGCGATTTCGATGTGCCGCTGTGGCAGAAGGTCGACGGTAATGTCTATACCTGTGTGGTTGACGGCAACAAGAACGTCCGTCGGTTGTTGAACACCGCCGGCACGGAAGTGGCCAATTACGATTACGATCCGTTCGGCAGCGTGACCGCTTCCGGCACGGCATCCGCCGGCAACGCGTTTCGTTTCAGCAGCGAATTCCTTGATGAGGAAACCGGCCTGGTATACTACAACTATCGCTACTACAGCCCAACCCTCGGCAGATGGATCAGCAGGGACTTTATAAACGAATTAGTCTTTATAAGGCAGGAATATGTATATAACGAAAGTATTAATTTACTTTTGAAGAGAAAGAGTTTTTTTCCTGATTATCTATTTTTGTGTAACAATACAATTAATGATATTGATTTTCTAGGATTGGATAGATGGATTAATGAAGCATTTCATGTATCAGTTAGTGTCGATGTCTGGTCTGATGATTGTACTCAAAAAATTGGTGTAGAAAGTATTGAATTTGGACCAGATCACGGCAATATAGGTATTCCAATTCCATTGCTAGGTACTGTTTCAGAATTGGAAATTATCGCGAAAGGCTTTTGGGTTAGGGGTCTTGTAACAATTACGGAAGGAGAAGCTATTGGAGTTGATATACTATATCTTGAGACTTGCTGTATAGACGATAAAGCTCTTGCTACGTGGGCTAGAGAGCAGCTAGTCGATGCCAGAATGGGAGATTTAAAATATAATATGTATGCCTATAATTGTTATCATTTTGCATTCGATGCCGTTATGATAATGGGATTTGGAATTTAG
- a CDS encoding RHS repeat-associated core domain-containing protein, translated as MVNKFYFSEFDSIPEYIQEIHVYDDMSRLSQVLAFGQTAAYSRVSGANRMIGNRQTMTATAYTANDVNQYTAIGSVTPSYDQDGYNGRRFSKKVYAKSGGNWVLSKESLFVYDNFKQIAEFTVSGGAKTLAKSYVWQPETSGDFDVPLWQKAGGNVYTCVVDGNKNVRRLLNTAGTEVANYDYDPFGGVTASGTASAGNPFRFSSEFLDEETGLVYYNYRYYSPALGRWISRDPSGEQNSKLLYCFLNNRVMLEYDQLGYWGESIHKQKTIEWAIELEYERQAALAIGKADNDVDSLLNPDTNFLPGIGQKYHFISQGTDYRQELYRSHFNQAVEFCKKNSPKEAAKELGIGLHPLQDIVAHGAYGSLNQGHIYIHHNAYSPQQDFGSPGFYPDDETLDAVGSGGNGIPDSKALKYISDVDYAAEVHFGKADYAIYIHGNQRYQKVHYDTVWALASFKQILKANQSYSDCRCYFLGIS; from the coding sequence ATGGTCAATAAATTTTACTTCTCTGAATTTGATAGTATTCCTGAATATATTCAAGAAATTCATGTCTATGACGACATGAGCCGATTGTCGCAGGTATTGGCATTCGGACAGACGGCGGCTTACAGCCGGGTGAGCGGCGCGAACCGCATGATTGGCAACCGTCAAACGATGACGGCGACCGCTTACACGGCGAATGATGTCAACCAGTACACGGCGATCGGCAGCGTAACGCCGAGTTACGACCAGGACGGCTACAACGGTCGGCGCTTCAGCAAAAAGGTTTACGCGAAGAGCGGCGGCAACTGGGTCTTGAGCAAGGAGTCGCTGTTCGTTTACGACAACTTCAAGCAGATCGCCGAATTCACGGTGAGCGGCGGAGCAAAGACATTGGCGAAAAGTTATGTCTGGCAGCCGGAAACGAGCGGCGATTTCGATGTGCCGCTGTGGCAGAAGGCCGGCGGTAATGTCTATACCTGTGTGGTTGACGGCAACAAAAACGTCCGTCGGTTGTTGAACACCGCCGGCACGGAAGTGGCCAATTACGATTACGATCCGTTCGGCGGCGTGACCGCTTCCGGCACGGCGTCCGCCGGCAATCCGTTTCGCTTCAGCAGCGAATTCCTCGATGAAGAAACCGGCCTGGTGTATTACAATTATCGCTACTACAGTCCAGCCCTCGGCAGGTGGATCAGCAGAGATCCGAGTGGGGAACAGAATAGTAAGCTTCTCTATTGTTTTCTAAATAACAGAGTAATGCTGGAATATGATCAATTAGGCTATTGGGGAGAGTCGATACATAAACAAAAAACGATTGAATGGGCAATTGAATTGGAATATGAACGACAAGCTGCTCTTGCCATTGGTAAAGCAGATAATGACGTAGATAGCCTTTTAAATCCTGATACCAACTTTTTGCCTGGAATTGGTCAGAAATATCATTTCATATCTCAGGGAACTGACTATCGTCAAGAACTTTATAGGTCACATTTTAATCAAGCGGTAGAATTCTGTAAAAAAAATTCCCCTAAAGAAGCGGCAAAAGAACTCGGAATTGGCTTGCATCCATTACAGGATATCGTTGCGCATGGCGCATATGGCTCTCTGAATCAAGGGCATATTTATATTCATCACAATGCGTATAGCCCTCAACAGGACTTTGGATCTCCTGGGTTTTACCCGGATGATGAAACTCTCGATGCTGTTGGTTCTGGAGGAAATGGCATTCCTGATAGCAAAGCATTAAAATATATATCAGATGTCGACTATGCGGCGGAAGTACATTTTGGAAAAGCAGATTATGCCATTTATATTCATGGAAATCAGCGTTACCAAAAAGTACATTATGATACAGTATGGGCTTTGGCTAGTTTTAAACAAATACTAAAAGCCAATCAATCATACAGTGATTGTCGCTGTTACTTTTTAGGAATTAGTTGA
- a CDS encoding RHS repeat domain-containing protein: protein MSEYIQVTYAYDGMSRLSQVSASGQTAAYSRVSGANRLASTVFQAGTALVFTASRNYDHFNRLTTIGGYSYVYNDQDQRTRLTLPDSRNWNYTYDELGQVTGGEKRTAAGVAVTGQNYAYAFDTIGNRQTMTANGTATAYTANDVNQYTAIGSVTPSYDQDGNLLTGYNDWTLEWNGENRLKAIYNASTKLEFDYDYNGRRFSKKVYAKSGGNWVLSKESLFVYDNFKQIAEFTVSGGAKTLAKSYVWQPETSGDFDVPLWQKVDGNVYTCVVDGNKNVRRLLNTAGTEVANYDYDPFGGVTASGTASAGNPFRFSSEFLDEETGLVYYNYRYYSPTLGRWISRDPIGEKGGLNLYGFIRNSIPLLTDKQGLKVAEGCCGVDVTAKLVRLMQNVEKVIAIPGVFDKVCKKNNIYDPNYGWDIVEFFEAGQAINPNTFSCNKKKEGHECEKTVTYLGGCHKVFAINYLLWGVANRACKLDSQDALDAVPSYRVVSIGRTDASENESWIQGTNSRYNWAVVGIKGEYHKPPEATSKNCTPCTQKYVGTLTARLRFSATQHIFITSDTLYNRPEMHLIDTSTDYPPRERFGEK from the coding sequence ATGTCTGAATATATCCAAGTAACTTACGCTTATGACGGCATGAGCCGTCTGTCGCAGGTGTCGGCGTCCGGGCAGACGGCGGCGTACAGCCGGGTGAGCGGCGCGAACCGCTTGGCCTCGACGGTATTCCAGGCCGGCACGGCATTGGTGTTCACGGCATCGCGGAATTACGACCACTTCAACCGTCTGACCACGATTGGCGGTTACAGTTACGTCTACAACGACCAGGATCAACGCACCAGGCTGACCTTGCCGGACAGCCGGAACTGGAATTACACTTACGACGAGCTTGGCCAGGTGACCGGCGGCGAGAAGAGAACGGCGGCCGGCGTGGCGGTGACGGGGCAGAATTACGCTTACGCCTTCGACACGATCGGCAACCGCCAGACGATGACGGCAAACGGAACGGCGACCGCTTACACGGCGAATGACGTCAACCAGTATACCGCGATCGGCAGCGTAACGCCGAGTTACGACCAGGACGGCAATCTGTTGACCGGCTACAACGACTGGACGCTGGAATGGAATGGCGAAAACCGCCTGAAAGCCATCTACAATGCTTCGACGAAGCTGGAATTCGACTACGACTACAACGGTCGGCGCTTCAGCAAAAAGGTTTACGCGAAGAGCGGCGGCAACTGGGTCTTGAGCAAGGAGTCGCTGTTCGTTTACGACAACTTCAAGCAGATCGCCGAATTCACGGTAAGCGGCGGAGCAAAAACATTGGCGAAAAGCTATGTCTGGCAGCCGGAAACGAGTGGCGATTTCGATGTGCCGCTGTGGCAGAAGGTCGACGGTAATGTCTATACCTGTGTGGTTGACGGCAACAAGAACGTCCGTCGGTTGTTGAACACCGCCGGCACGGAAGTGGCCAATTACGACTACGATCCGTTCGGCGGCGTGACCGCTTCCGGCACGGCATCCGCCGGCAACCCGTTTCGTTTCAGCAGCGAATTCCTCGATGAGGAAACCGGCCTGGTATACTACAACTATCGCTACTACAGCCCAACCCTCGGCAGATGGATCAGCAGGGATCCGATCGGAGAAAAAGGGGGGCTGAACTTATATGGTTTTATAAGAAATTCTATACCCTTACTAACTGATAAGCAAGGCTTGAAAGTAGCAGAAGGATGTTGTGGCGTTGATGTGACTGCAAAATTGGTTAGATTGATGCAAAATGTTGAGAAAGTTATAGCAATACCTGGAGTCTTTGACAAGGTTTGTAAGAAAAATAACATATATGATCCCAATTATGGTTGGGATATTGTTGAGTTTTTTGAAGCAGGGCAGGCAATAAATCCTAATACATTTAGCTGTAATAAGAAAAAAGAAGGACACGAATGCGAGAAAACTGTTACATATCTGGGTGGTTGCCATAAGGTTTTTGCTATAAATTACTTACTTTGGGGCGTTGCCAATCGGGCATGTAAATTGGATTCTCAAGATGCATTAGATGCCGTACCCTCTTATCGTGTTGTATCTATCGGACGCACAGATGCTTCAGAGAATGAGTCTTGGATTCAAGGAACCAATTCCCGTTACAATTGGGCTGTTGTTGGAATAAAAGGAGAATATCATAAGCCCCCCGAGGCTACAAGCAAAAATTGTACTCCTTGTACCCAAAAGTATGTAGGTACTTTGACGGCTCGTCTAAGGTTTTCTGCAACTCAGCATATATTTATTACAAGTGATACATTATATAATCGTCCCGAAATGCATCTGATTGATACTAGTACAGATTATCCTCCTCGTGAAAGGTTTGGGGAAAAATGA
- a CDS encoding RHS repeat-associated core domain-containing protein produces the protein MKAIYNASTKLEFAYDYNGRRFNKKVYAKSGGNWVLSKESLFVYDNFKQIAEFTVSGGAKTLAKSYVWQPEASGDFDVPLWQKVGGNVYTCVVDGNKNVRRLLNTACTEVANYDYDPFGGVTASGTASAGNPFRFSSEFLDEETGLVYYNYRYYSPTLGRWISRDSIEEQGGVNLYVIVGNSIVSNCDRLGQSWLSELWEYLWTGISTAFSPTGFGEAVGATEAVTSLMTDFGHYVARAKSLAGLLRNAGEDELALEYLLRINDCNTNRDMQCLICVMNELRRELDKRGINYDRFFLDI, from the coding sequence TTGAAAGCCATCTACAACGCTTCGACGAAGCTGGAATTTGCCTACGACTACAACGGCCGGCGATTCAACAAAAAGGTTTATGCGAAGAGCGGCGGCAACTGGGTCTTGAGCAAGGAGTCGCTGTTCGTTTACGACAACTTCAAGCAGATCGCCGAATTCACGGTAAGCGGCGGAGCAAAAACATTGGCGAAAAGCTATGTCTGGCAGCCGGAAGCGAGCGGCGATTTCGATGTGCCGTTGTGGCAGAAGGTCGGCGGTAATGTCTATACCTGCGTGGTCGACGGCAACAAGAACGTCCGTCGGTTGTTGAACACCGCCTGCACGGAGGTGGCCAATTACGACTACGATCCGTTCGGCGGCGTGACCGCTTCCGGCACGGCGTCCGCCGGCAACCCGTTTCGTTTCAGCAGCGAATTCCTCGATGAGGAAACCGGCCTGGTATACTACAACTATCGCTACTACAGCCCAACCCTCGGCAGATGGATCAGCAGGGATTCCATTGAAGAACAGGGGGGAGTGAATTTGTATGTGATCGTTGGAAACTCTATAGTAAGTAATTGTGATCGATTGGGACAAAGTTGGTTGTCAGAACTTTGGGAATATCTTTGGACTGGTATTTCTACAGCGTTTTCCCCAACAGGCTTTGGTGAGGCTGTGGGAGCTACGGAAGCTGTTACTTCATTAATGACAGATTTTGGCCATTATGTTGCCAGAGCAAAATCGTTAGCCGGGTTGTTGAGAAATGCAGGAGAAGATGAACTAGCACTTGAATATTTGTTGCGAATCAATGACTGTAATACAAATCGTGATATGCAATGTCTGATCTGTGTTATGAATGAATTAAGAAGAGAGCTTGATAAGAGAGGAATTAATTATGATCGTTTCTTTTTGGATATTTAG